The following are encoded together in the Gasterosteus aculeatus chromosome 7, fGasAcu3.hap1.1, whole genome shotgun sequence genome:
- the vbp1 gene encoding prefoldin subunit 3, whose amino-acid sequence MAATIDNSDAVQATKRKHLGIPEAVFVEDVDSFLKQPGNETADAALRKLDEQYQKYKYMELNLSQKKLRLKSQIPQIIQTLEILRHMQKKKETTAPMQTHFMLADNVYCKASVPPTDKVCLWLGANVMLEYDIDEAQALLEKNLSTASRNLETLEDDLDFLRDQFTTTEVNMARVYNWDVKRRSKENILKLADKS is encoded by the exons ATGGCTGCGACCATCGACAACAGCGATGCCGTTCAGGCGACCAAGAGAAAGCACCTCGGGATCCCCGAAGCGGTGTTTGTG GAGGACGTGGACTCTTTCTTGAAGCAGCCGGGCAACGAGACGGCCGACGCAGCACTGAGGAAGCTGGACGAACAATACCAGAAGTACAAGTACATGGAGCTCAACCTGTCCCAGAAGAAGCtcag GTTGAAAAGCCAGATCCCACAAATCATTCAGACGCTGGAGATCCTCCGACacatgcagaagaagaag GAGACCACGGCGCCCATGCAGACCCACTTCATGCTGGCCGACAACGTTTACTGCAAGGCCTCGGTGCCCCCCACCGACAAGGTCTGCCTCTGGCTGGGG gcgAACGTCATGTTGGAGTACGACATTGACGAGGCCCAGGCGCTCCTCGAGAAGAACCTGTCCACGGCATCCCGCAACCTGGAGACACTCGAGGACGACCTGGACTTCCTGCGAGACCAGTTCACCACCACCGAAGTCA aCATGGCACGCGTCTACAACTGGGACGTGAAGAGACGGAGCAAAGAGAACATCCTCAAGTTAGCAGACAAGTCTTAA
- the LOC120813941 gene encoding uncharacterized protein LOC120813941, producing the protein MICSILVIFILTSCVCAGSFVVNVTQSWYHAEENHNISLEWMFPTSTDPSPNALYVSCEMLADEIPSLMFHLYEGVEVPEMQDEHFAGRVQWDKDVLREGRLTLHISRLQTNDSGLYWCQVDTSYGKNFKECHLKVTAVKDRPEPETSSDTRLRRIGLYCVLGLTAALLVIYSFCLYITKRMRDQYNKQYIKTTIKVIDPLNVSHRNSLSCSD; encoded by the exons atgatctgcagcatcctggtgatcttcatcctgacctcctgtgtctgtg cagggtcatttgtagtgaatgtgacacagagctggtatcatgcagaggagaaccacaacatctcaCTGGAATGGATGTTCCCCACCAGCACGGACCCCTCCCCCAACGCCCTTTATGTCTCCTGTGAGATGTTAGCTGATGAGATACCATCACTCATGTTTCATCTGTATGAAGGTGTCGAGGTCCCAGAGATGCAGGATGAACACTTTGCAGGACGagtccagtgggacaaagacgtcctcagagaaggacgactcacacttcacatctccagactccagactAATGACTCGGGGCTGTACTGGTGTCAAGTGGACACAAGTTATGGGAAGAACTTTAAGGAATGTCACCTCAAGGTCACTG cagtgaaggatCGACCCGAACCTGAGACATCGAGTGACACCAGACTGAGAAGGATCGGCCTCTACTGTGTACTGGGACTCACAGCAGCTCTACTggtcatttattcattctgtcTCTACATTACCAAAAGGATGAGAGATCAGTACAACAAACAATACATCAAAACCACAATTAAAGTTATTGATCCTTTAAATGTTTCGCACAGAAACAGTCTGAGTTGTTCTGACTGA
- the LOC144410211 gene encoding uncharacterized protein LOC144410211, producing the protein MICSILVIFILTSCVCAGSFVVNVTQSWYHAEENHNISLEWMFPTSTDPSPNALYVSCEMLADKIPVVMFELYEGVEIPEIRDERFAGRVQWDKDVLREGRLRLHISRLQTNDSGLYWCQVDTSYGKNYKECHLNVTAVKDRPEPETTSDTSLRGDPQGWIVLYCVLGLTAALLVLY; encoded by the exons atgatctgcagcatcctggtgatcttcatcctgacctcctgtgtctgtg cagggtcgtttgtagtgaatgtgacacagagctggtatcatgcagaggagaaccacaacatctcaCTGGAATGGATGTTCCCCACCAGCACGGACCCCTCCCCCAACGCCCTTTATGTCTCCTGTGAGATGTTAGCTGATAAGATACCCGTAGTCATGTTTGAGCTGTATGAAGGTGTGGAAATCCCAGAGATTCGAGATGAACGCTTTGCAGGACGagtccagtgggacaaagacgtcctcagagaaggacgactcagacttcacatctccagactccagactAATGACTCGGGGCTGTACTGGTGTCAAGTGGACACAAGTTATGGGAAGAACTATAAGGAATGTCACCTCAATGTCACTG cagtgaaggatCGACCCGAACCTGAGACAACGAGTGACACCAGTCTGAGAGGAGATCCTCAGGGATGGATTGTTCTCTACTGTGTACTGGGACTGACAGCAGCTCTACTGGTTCTTTATTAA
- the LOC120813531 gene encoding uncharacterized protein LOC120813531, protein MICSILVIFILTSCVCAGSFVVNVTQSWYHAEENHNISLEWMFPTSTDPSPNALHVSCVMLADKIPVVLFELYEGVEVPELQDKRFAGRVQWDKDVLREGRLRLHISRLQTNDSGLYWCQVDTSYGKNFKECHLNVTAVKDRPEPETSSDTRLRGDPRGRIGLYCVLGQLGLTAALLVIYSFYLYIIKRIRDQYNKQYIKTTIQVIDPLRFRTETV, encoded by the exons atgatctgcagcatcctggtgatcttcatcctgacctcctgtgtctgtg cagggtcatttgtagtgaatgtgacacagagctggtatcatgcagaggagaaccacaacatctcaCTGGAATGGATGTTCCCCACCAGCACGGACCCCTCCCCCAACGCCCTTCATGTCTCCTGTGTGATGTTAGCTGATAAGATACCCGTAGTCCTGTTTGAGCTGTATGAAGGTGTCGAGGTCCCAGAGCTGCAGGATAAACGCTTTGCAGGACGagtccagtgggacaaagacgtcctcagagaaggacgactcagacttcacatctccagactccagactAATGACTCGGGGCTGTACTGGTGTCAAGTGGACACAAGTTATGGGAAGAACTTTAAGGAATGTCACCTCAATGTCACTG cagtgaaggatCGACCCGAACCTGAGACATCGAGTGACACCAGACTGAGAGGAGATCCTCGGGGAAGGATCGGCCTCTACTGTGTACTGGGACAACTGGGACTGACAGCAGCTCTACTGGTCATTTATTCATTCTATCTCTACATTATCAAAAGGATTAGAGATCAGTATAACAAACAATACATCAAAACCACAATTCAAGTTATTGATCCTTTAAGGTTTCGCACAGAAACAGTCTGA